CTTACTCGATGTCAATGAACTCGCTAAAGGTCATGAGTATTATAACGTTTCTAGTATGAGCGTTAGCCAAGACGAGAATCTATTAGCTTATGGCGAAGATACGGTCAGTCGTCGTATTTACACCATTAAAGTGAAGAACTTAGCAACGGGTGAATACCTTGCCGATGAAATCACAGGCACCAGTGGTTCTATTGCATGGCAGAACGATAACAAGGCGTTCTACTACATCAAAAAAGATCCACAAACCCTATTAGGTTATCAGGTTTATCGCCACCAGCTAGGTACTAACCAAGCTGACGATACGCTTATTTTTGAAGAAACCGATCCGTCTTTCTACACCTCAATTGGTAAGAGTAAAGATAACGAGTTGGTGTATATCTGGCACTCAAGTACTGAAACCAGTGCGGTATCAATCATTGACGCTAATGATCCAAATGCCACTGCAACGCCATTTTTAGAACGTGAAGAGGGCTTGGAATACAGCATTTCTAAATTGGGTCAGCAGTTTTACGTATTGACGAACTATGAAGCGGTTAACTTCCGTTTAATGAAAGTCGATGCTGATAAGCTGGGCGATAAAACAGAGTGGCAAGATGTGATTGCACCGCAAGAAGGTGTAATGCTGGAAGACTACGAGCTATTTGATAACTTTCTTGTTTACCAACAGCGTTCTAATGGCTTAACCCATATTACGGTTCGCCAATTAGATACCAATGAAGAGCGTGAATTACGCTTTAATGATGAGGCTTTCACCGCTTTCTTCTATGGTAATAAAGAGTTAAATACCAATAAGCTACGTCTTTACTATTCAAGTATGACAACGCCAGCCTCTCACTACGATATCAACCTTGATAACAGTGAGTTTACGTTATTAAAGCAAGCTGAAGTGTTAGGTGATTTTAACGCTGATAATTACCAATCTGAACGTTTAATGATCTCTGCACGTGACGGTAAATTAGTGCCAGTTTCTTTGGTTTATCGTAAAGATCTATTCAAAAAAGACGGCACCAACCCGTTATATCAATACGGTTATGGCTCCTATGGTTCAACTATTGACCCAAGCTTTTCATCATCACGCTTAAGCTTGCTTGATCGTGGTTTTGTTTACGCGATTGCCCATATTCGTGGCTCTGAAATGTTGGGTCGTCCTTGGTATGAAGACGGTAAAAAACTGACCAAGCAAAACACCTTTAATGATTTTATTGATGTGACCAAAGCCCTTGTTGAGCAAGGCTATGGCGCTAAAGATAAGATCTTTGCCGTTGGCGGCTCTGCAGGTGGTTTATTAATGGGTGCTATTGCCAACCAAGCACCTGAATTATATTGCGGTATCGCAGCACAAGTGCCGTTTGTGGATGTGGTAACGACTATGCTTGATGAGTCGATCCCACTGACAACGAACGAATACGATGAATGGGGTAACCCAAATCAAAAAGAGTACTATGAGTACATGCTAAGTTACTCGCCATACGATAACGTAGGCAAACACGACTATCCAAATATGTTAGTCACAACAGGTTTGCATGACTCACAAGTACAGTACTTTGAGCCAATGAAATGGGTTGCTAAGCTGCGTGAAATGAAAACGGACAATAACCGTTTGCTGTTTAAAACCGATATGGAAGCTAGTCACGGTGGCGCATCCGGTCGCTTTAAAGCACTGCATGAAGATGCTC
The genomic region above belongs to Photobacterium leiognathi and contains:
- a CDS encoding S9 family peptidase; this translates as MTVNTKTTNVAQDLQAPIAKKIPHTMTIHDDTRIDNYYWMRDDNRADPEIIAHLNAENAYTDAVMAHTEALQQQLFEEIKGRIVKDDNSVPVKQGNYFYFSEVTGDNEYAVSVRADDFNGTHKTVLLDVNELAKGHEYYNVSSMSVSQDENLLAYGEDTVSRRIYTIKVKNLATGEYLADEITGTSGSIAWQNDNKAFYYIKKDPQTLLGYQVYRHQLGTNQADDTLIFEETDPSFYTSIGKSKDNELVYIWHSSTETSAVSIIDANDPNATATPFLEREEGLEYSISKLGQQFYVLTNYEAVNFRLMKVDADKLGDKTEWQDVIAPQEGVMLEDYELFDNFLVYQQRSNGLTHITVRQLDTNEERELRFNDEAFTAFFYGNKELNTNKLRLYYSSMTTPASHYDINLDNSEFTLLKQAEVLGDFNADNYQSERLMISARDGKLVPVSLVYRKDLFKKDGTNPLYQYGYGSYGSTIDPSFSSSRLSLLDRGFVYAIAHIRGSEMLGRPWYEDGKKLTKQNTFNDFIDVTKALVEQGYGAKDKIFAVGGSAGGLLMGAIANQAPELYCGIAAQVPFVDVVTTMLDESIPLTTNEYDEWGNPNQKEYYEYMLSYSPYDNVGKHDYPNMLVTTGLHDSQVQYFEPMKWVAKLREMKTDNNRLLFKTDMEASHGGASGRFKALHEDALEYAFFIDLLNEKESK